One window of the Dehalococcoidia bacterium genome contains the following:
- the groES gene encoding co-chaperone GroES has product MALKIEPLGDRVVVKPLAEEQKTKGGIILPDTAKEKPQRGVVEAAGPGKLDDKGNRIPMEVKKGDKVIYQKYTGTEIKEGDEEYLILRESDIIARVK; this is encoded by the coding sequence GTGGCACTAAAGATTGAACCGTTAGGAGACAGAGTAGTGGTCAAACCGCTTGCAGAAGAACAGAAGACCAAGGGTGGCATCATACTGCCCGACACCGCAAAAGAGAAGCCCCAGCGCGGCGTAGTTGAGGCCGCCGGCCCCGGCAAACTGGATGACAAAGGCAACCGCATCCCGATGGAAGTTAAGAAAGGCGATAAGGTAATCTACCAGAAATACACCGGGACCGAGATCAAAGAGGGCGACGAGGAATACCTGATCCTGCGCGAAAGCGACATCATAGCCAGGGTAAAGTAA
- the groL gene encoding chaperonin GroEL (60 kDa chaperone family; promotes refolding of misfolded polypeptides especially under stressful conditions; forms two stacked rings of heptamers to form a barrel-shaped 14mer; ends can be capped by GroES; misfolded proteins enter the barrel where they are refolded when GroES binds), with the protein MAKQLVYSEESRRSLKNGIDALANAVKITLGPKGRNVVLDKKFGPPTITNDGVTIAKEIDLQDPFENIGAQLIKEVATKTNDIAGDGTTTATVLAQVMLHEGMKNVAAGANPMAIKRGIEKGTQVVLEALKKMATPVTSKEQVAQVASISAADQEIGNLIAEVMEKVGKDGVVTVEEGKGIKFETEYVEGMQIDRGYISPYFVTSPERMEAVLDDPYILITDKKISAVSDLLPTLEKLLQVSKNFVIIAEDLDGEALATLVVNKLRGIINCIAVKAPGFGDRRKAMLEDIAVLTGGQLITEEMGRKIDSVTIEDLGRARKIISTKEETVIIEGRGNDKAIEGRIKQIKTLIEETTSEFDREKLQERLAKLAGGVAVLKVGAATEVELKEKKHRVEDALSATRAAVEEGIVPGGGVAFINVIPSLNKLKLTGDEATGVAIVRRALEEPLRMIALNAGKEGSVVVNYVKSKKAGIGYDALRDEYADMKRRGIIDPAKVTRAGLENAASIAAMVLTTECLIADVKEKETMAPPPPMPEY; encoded by the coding sequence ATGGCAAAACAGTTAGTATATAGTGAAGAATCAAGAAGAAGCCTAAAGAACGGCATTGACGCTCTTGCGAATGCGGTAAAAATAACCCTTGGCCCCAAGGGAAGAAACGTAGTCCTGGATAAGAAATTCGGGCCGCCGACCATCACCAACGACGGCGTGACCATAGCGAAAGAGATCGACTTGCAGGACCCGTTCGAGAATATCGGCGCTCAGCTTATCAAAGAGGTAGCAACAAAGACCAACGACATCGCCGGCGACGGCACGACCACGGCCACGGTGCTGGCACAGGTCATGCTGCACGAGGGCATGAAGAACGTCGCGGCCGGAGCCAATCCCATGGCTATCAAGAGGGGAATCGAGAAAGGCACACAGGTCGTCCTTGAAGCCCTCAAGAAGATGGCCACACCCGTGACCTCCAAAGAGCAGGTCGCGCAGGTAGCATCGATATCGGCGGCGGATCAGGAGATAGGCAATCTCATCGCCGAGGTCATGGAGAAGGTCGGCAAGGACGGGGTTGTTACGGTAGAGGAAGGCAAGGGCATCAAGTTCGAGACCGAATATGTTGAAGGAATGCAGATCGACCGCGGCTACATATCGCCGTACTTCGTCACCAGCCCGGAGAGAATGGAAGCCGTTCTGGACGATCCTTACATCCTGATAACCGATAAAAAGATATCAGCGGTTTCCGACCTCCTGCCCACGCTGGAGAAACTGCTCCAGGTGAGCAAGAATTTCGTTATCATTGCCGAAGACCTGGACGGCGAAGCGCTGGCCACCCTCGTGGTCAACAAGCTCAGGGGCATAATCAATTGTATAGCCGTGAAAGCCCCCGGTTTCGGCGACAGGCGCAAGGCTATGCTTGAGGACATCGCCGTGCTCACCGGCGGACAGCTCATAACCGAGGAAATGGGCCGCAAGATCGACTCGGTAACGATTGAAGACCTGGGCCGGGCCCGCAAGATAATCTCCACCAAAGAAGAGACTGTCATAATCGAAGGCAGGGGCAACGATAAGGCTATCGAAGGCCGCATTAAGCAGATAAAGACCCTCATCGAGGAGACCACCTCCGAATTCGACAGGGAGAAGCTTCAGGAAAGACTGGCCAAGCTGGCCGGCGGCGTCGCGGTTCTCAAGGTTGGAGCCGCCACCGAGGTCGAGCTCAAAGAGAAGAAGCACCGCGTCGAGGACGCGCTGTCTGCGACAAGGGCCGCCGTGGAAGAGGGCATCGTGCCCGGCGGAGGCGTGGCGTTCATCAACGTCATCCCGTCCCTCAATAAATTGAAGCTGACCGGAGACGAGGCTACAGGCGTAGCAATAGTCAGACGCGCTCTGGAAGAGCCGCTGCGTATGATAGCGCTCAACGCCGGCAAAGAGGGATCGGTGGTTGTTAACTATGTTAAGAGTAAGAAGGCCGGCATAGGCTACGACGCCCTCAGGGACGAATACGCCGACATGAAGAGACGCGGCATCATCGACCCGGCAAAGGTCACGCGCGCAGGCCTGGAGAACGCGGCCAGCATAGCGGCCATGGTTCTTACCACCGAGTGCCTGATCGCCGATGTCAAAGAGAAGGAGACTATGGCTCCTCCTCCTCCCATGCCCGAGTACTAG
- the tsaD gene encoding tRNA (adenosine(37)-N6)-threonylcarbamoyltransferase complex transferase subunit TsaD has translation MNILGIETSCDETAASVVQDGSAILSNVIASQVDIHSRYGGIVPEVASRQHLLSITPIIDEAMKKAHMSWNDIEAVAVTNGPGLAGSLLVGVNAAKAIAAAHNLKLIGINHLEGHVYANWLDGNTPEFPALCLIVSGGHSDILLMEGHGRYKILGRTRDDAAGEAFDKVSRLLGLGYPGGPAIEKAARGASGTRYRLPRAWLKNTDDFSFSGLKTAVLHLVEADIDSNTAPLEPEVSSLKAEIAASFQISVIDVLVTKTIAAAERCGARNVLLCGGVAANRALRQEMQDRCLLPLFIPKPVLCTDNAAMIAVCGYYHIQNGKLSDQRLDVRPSAAITQV, from the coding sequence ATGAATATTTTGGGAATCGAAACATCATGCGATGAGACGGCCGCTTCCGTGGTGCAAGACGGTAGTGCAATTCTATCCAACGTCATCGCCTCCCAGGTCGATATCCATTCGCGATACGGAGGCATAGTGCCTGAAGTGGCATCGAGACAGCACCTCCTCTCAATCACCCCGATAATCGACGAGGCTATGAAAAAGGCTCATATGTCATGGAACGACATTGAAGCAGTTGCGGTAACTAACGGCCCAGGACTGGCGGGCTCGCTGCTTGTCGGCGTGAACGCGGCGAAAGCTATAGCGGCGGCACACAACCTTAAGTTGATAGGGATCAACCACTTGGAGGGACATGTCTACGCCAACTGGCTTGATGGTAACACCCCGGAATTCCCAGCCTTGTGCCTCATAGTCTCGGGAGGCCACAGCGATATACTGCTGATGGAAGGCCATGGACGCTATAAAATACTGGGGCGCACCCGTGACGACGCGGCCGGCGAAGCCTTCGACAAGGTTTCACGGCTACTGGGGCTGGGCTACCCCGGCGGCCCGGCTATCGAGAAAGCCGCCCGCGGAGCAAGCGGCACGAGATACCGCCTGCCCCGCGCCTGGCTCAAGAATACCGACGACTTCAGCTTCAGCGGGCTCAAGACAGCCGTGCTGCATCTGGTTGAAGCCGACATCGATTCAAATACAGCCCCATTAGAACCGGAGGTTTCGAGCCTCAAGGCAGAGATAGCCGCCTCATTCCAGATATCGGTGATCGATGTGCTGGTAACCAAGACCATAGCAGCCGCCGAGCGCTGCGGCGCGCGCAATGTCCTGCTGTGCGGCGGTGTCGCGGCCAACCGTGCGCTGAGACAGGAGATGCAGGACAGATGCCTTCTCCCCCTCTTCATCCCAAAGCCTGTACTCTGCACAGATAATGCGGCCATGATCGCGGTTTGCGGCTACTATCATATACAAAACGGGAAACTCTCCGACCAGCGCCTCGATGTAAGGCCCAGTGCCGCGATTACACAGGTATGA
- a CDS encoding pitrilysin family protein — protein sequence MYSKHILKNGLRIITSNMPSTRSVCVAVFIGIGSRYESDEEAGTCHFIEHMCFKGTQRRPSPMEIAETIEGVGGMMNAGTGKEFTTFWCKVAKPHFPLALDLLTDILRNSKFDAADMNRERGVILEELKESIDSPQDRASLLLNELMWPDQPMGRDIIGTRESISSLDRDGLLKYMMECYGPRNSVVAIAGDLNHDDIVSIVEKSFQGWPKVKARAFSLADDSQEGPRIKIEKRETEQAHLCLGVKGLPVSHPDRFKLDLLNVVLGGGMSSRLNQELREKRGLVYDVDSCVDYHMDSGALTVYAGVDPSSAEDALAAIMEELSKMKESVEAPELTKVKELVKGRLLLGMEDTRSVASWAGRQEILTGRVLTVDDVVAAIDAIRAEDIAGVARDIFVGERLSLAAVGPIASEKGLYDRLRF from the coding sequence TTGTACAGCAAACATATTCTTAAAAACGGCCTACGCATAATCACCAGCAACATGCCCTCCACGCGTTCGGTATGCGTAGCCGTATTCATAGGCATAGGCTCCCGCTATGAAAGCGATGAGGAAGCGGGTACCTGCCACTTCATCGAGCACATGTGTTTCAAGGGCACGCAGCGCCGTCCTTCCCCGATGGAGATAGCGGAGACGATTGAAGGCGTGGGCGGCATGATGAACGCGGGGACGGGCAAGGAGTTCACCACGTTCTGGTGCAAGGTGGCCAAGCCCCATTTCCCGCTGGCGCTGGACCTGCTGACGGATATACTGCGCAACTCCAAGTTCGACGCCGCGGATATGAACAGGGAGCGCGGGGTGATACTGGAGGAGCTCAAAGAGAGCATAGATTCGCCGCAGGACAGGGCCTCGCTGCTGCTGAACGAGCTGATGTGGCCGGATCAGCCGATGGGGCGGGACATCATCGGTACAAGGGAGTCGATAAGCTCTCTCGATAGAGACGGCCTGTTGAAGTATATGATGGAATGCTACGGCCCGCGCAACTCGGTGGTGGCCATAGCCGGCGACCTGAACCATGACGATATCGTGTCGATTGTGGAAAAATCGTTTCAGGGATGGCCTAAGGTTAAGGCAAGGGCTTTTTCGCTTGCCGACGATTCGCAGGAGGGGCCGCGCATCAAGATCGAGAAGCGCGAAACGGAGCAGGCGCACCTGTGCCTGGGCGTGAAAGGATTGCCCGTGAGCCACCCCGACCGTTTCAAGCTGGACCTGCTGAACGTGGTGCTGGGCGGCGGGATGAGCAGCCGCCTCAATCAGGAGCTGCGCGAGAAGAGGGGGCTGGTATACGACGTGGACAGCTGCGTGGATTACCACATGGACTCGGGCGCGCTGACCGTTTACGCCGGGGTCGATCCGAGTAGCGCGGAGGACGCCCTGGCGGCCATCATGGAGGAGCTGTCCAAAATGAAGGAATCCGTCGAAGCTCCTGAATTAACCAAGGTCAAGGAGCTGGTCAAGGGGCGGCTTTTGCTGGGCATGGAGGACACGAGGAGCGTGGCCAGCTGGGCCGGGAGGCAGGAGATACTGACGGGGCGTGTGCTTACAGTCGACGACGTTGTTGCGGCTATCGATGCCATTCGGGCCGAGGATATCGCCGGGGTGGCGCGGGATATATTTGTCGGGGAGCGGCTGAGCCTGGCGGCGGTGGGGCCGATCGCGTCCGAGAAGGGTTTGTACGATCGTCTGAGATTTTGA